TCTTACTGACATGAAGCAAGTGTTTACCAATGCTGAGGTTTACAACTGCCGTGGCAGCCATGTGCTAAGCTGCATGGCGAAGACAGAACAGTGTCTAGTGGCTCTGTTGCGTAAACACCTTCCTGGCCACCCATATGTCCGCAGGAAGCGCAAGAAGTTTCCTGATAGGCTTGCTGAAGATGAAGGGGACAGTGAGCCAGAGCCCGTTGGACAGTCCAGGGGACGAAGACAGAAGAAGTAGAGAGGCAGGGCTGTGGTAAGGGATCTGAGGTGGGGGGACAgcgagggagggtgggagggaggtgagagagGAAGACTGAGAACTCTGAAGAGATCGCAGGGAGTCCAGAAGCGCCCATCATCCCAAGCTTATGCTGTTTTTCTAACAGCTCTTTATGGGGCTTATTATTGGGTTGGTGGTCTTTGTCCAGAAATATTAAGGGACGAAGAGGGCCATAACCCTCCCTTCTGAGAGTTTCCAGGAGGAGTCTGAGGGTCTAGCTTTTCTGGTGAACCCAGTTCCTGTTCCTGCCTTCTTTCCTAAGGCCCCTCTCACTCTGGCTTTTACCACAGTGCCAAGCCCCTCTGGTCTCCAGGGGTGGGATTGCTGTGTTACATAGCAGGATCAGGGGTAATCAGGCCAACAGGGAAGATGGTGgcgatttttcttttttaatctgtatttataTACAGTCTTGTTTCTTTAAGCCCATACTCTGTCTCTTCCCCATCTTCCTCTCAGGTGACAGTATCAGTGAGTGCCATACAGAATTCTGTATTCACCAGCATCATGAAACAGTTGTGGTCTTTTGAGTTGATCTTGGCAGAGTAAAGGGACGTGTCCTGGAGCCATTCCTGAATCTCTCTCCCCTTCTTTGTGACagctcccctcccccaaaaaaataaaaataagaaaccacaaaaaacaaaactaaggcaCTTCACTTAGAGACTGGAGTCCTGCTTATAATCATGCATATAACCTTTACTTTGATGGATCTGGCCAGAGGGGTGTTGGAGCCCAGCCCACCCACATACCAGACAAGCTCTTAGGGGAGCagaagaaaagcaggaagaatttaaatgtttaattttttttaaaattgacttttcTAGTTATTAAAAGTTGCTTGTTTCAGCAGTGATATTGTATAAAGAACATCTTGTAAGATACTCCTGACATCTCGCTTTGGCACATGTACAGTACAGTTTCTATGATAATGTGTTTGCTCTAACTTCCCTGGCTTCTCCCTCAGCCCATCCACTCTCCTGCAGAGCAGTTGGGTTAGAGGCTCATTGAGGCAAGCAGCAACactgggggcgggggcggggtggggcagTGCCGCGTCTGCTGCCTCCCATGCCCTTTCTGACCTCAGACTTGGAACTCCTCGAGAACCTGAAGATTCCAGTGGTCAGTGTcagtggggggtgggaggagagagcaaCAGAGAAGCTCTGAGAGCCCCGTCCCACAACCAGTCTAGCTCTAGTTGTTATATTTAGGCAAAACTTTGTAgtcttctttcccttttatgATGGATTTTGATAAAAGTACAAAACagggtttaattttcttttttatcacctTTGAATTTGGAAATGTTGAGCACCCAAGCTCTTCTGTACCTATTTAAATTAAAGTCCACCAAGGGGACTGCAGCTCCTAGAACATGAGAATCAAGCCTCTCAATATTAAACTGCGGAGTGTGGCCCCTGCTTTCTCCGTCCTCCTGCCCAAGGACAACGGGGATTGCTCCAGGGCTGCTGGGTAGTTTACCGTCCCTTCTCTAGGCATGGAGTTGGCACTGACATCACAGCTTCATAACCCCACCACCGCCAGCTTCCCCTGCCTCCTACATCCAGTCTGTTCTTGTTCATAGTGAGAATCCTGTGTTCCCACTTCAGTGACAACTGAATtgttcgttgttgttgtttttttattattgtcttcAAGGAGGAAGGGCCCCATTAAAGGGTGAACTTGTAATAAATTGGAATTTCAAATAAACCTCATGTACTTGTGTTTATAAAGAAGAAACCATTCTGGTGGCTGTTTCTTCATGCTCTTTCTTGGTGGGTGGGGGTGAGTAGTGCTGTTCTGAGTGCTGTTTTCCCACTGACCCTTGGAGCCAGGTCCTCTGAAGGCTTGTCCTCCAGAGTCAGAGGGCCTCTCAGTGTTCTTaaccagagaaagaaatactCCTTTCAAGCCTCTCCTGGCCCTGTCTCCATCTAAAACCCCGAAAAACTTCATTTGAAACTAGGAATTAGGgtgaaaatagatttttaagcCTTCACTATGGGGAAACTCCTGCCACTTTAAAACCtccttcagggaaaaaaaaaagttggggggtggtggggacggagtctcactccatcacccaggctggaatgtagtggcatggtctcagctcactgcaacctccacctcctgggtccaagcaattctcctgcctcagcctcccgagtaattgggattataggaacacgccgccacgcctggctaagtttttgtatttatagtagagccaggttttcaccatgttgtccgggctggtcttgaactcctgacctcagatgatctgcctgcctcggcctcccaaactgctgggattacaggcgtgagccaccatgcccggcctcaaggAAAATTTCAGACACACAGAAACAGTGAAAAAGTATAATGAATTCCTATGCACTCAGCTTTGACGGTTCTACCACGTctaatcttgttttatttatgcCTTCATTTATCCTTTAAAGTTTGACTGGCTGATGTGCGTAGGGTGCTGCTAGGCAGCCACCCGCCAATGGAATACAGAGATTTTGCTGAGCCACTGCTGTGGGCACAGGCACTGAGAAATTAAACTGCCAGTTCCTGACCAGCTGAACGAGGTGAAGCTGGTGTAATGGGAAGAGCCTTTGAGGCCGGAGCCTTGGGCGCAGGTTCTGCCGCTGAGTGGCTTTGCGGCCTTGGTAAGCATGGGCAAGCCAGGGCCTACACAGAGCGCTCAGGGAATTTTCGTCCTGCCTGGGGGAAGCGGGCTTGCCCCAACAGCAAATTGAATTTGCACAGCTTATccgctccagcctccagctctggAGAAGGGAGCCGTGCCCCCTCTGGACATTTTCTGCAGGGTGACAGTGACACTCAGGGCTCCCAGCCTTCCTCTGTGAAGTCCTGTTTCTCCGGTAGTTTTCCCAGGCACACACTAGGTATTGCCTTGGGGTGGTCACCTCTGGTCGTGTCCTGGTCTCAGCACACTCTTAGCCACTGCCTCACCAGGCTGTGACCTTGTGGGGCAGCCACTTTGATGACTGCAAATGGGGGCATGGGAACTCCATCTCTGAAGACAGGGGCCTGAGTCATGACCTGGGAGTCAGCTGAGGCCTGTCCTTGTCCTGCacactcttctttctcctcaaatTTTGTCTCTGGGGAGGGGACACGGTCAGTAGACTTGGTTGGCAGTGAGGTGGCATCTGGATTCCAACAAAGCCACTCAGAGGGGGCACCTCTTCCTGCTGGCCAGCGGCCAGGGCATCTCTAGAGGACCCTGGGGAACTCGCCTCCCGTTAACCGCGCTCTCGTAACCCCGGCCCTGGGCCTCCTGGCTTTTCAACATCTGGGACTGCTGTGTCTAGGAGCTGCTTGAGGGGGGGCGACTTCCTGGGAGCAGGAGGATCTCGGGCCCACCACACACAAGCGCAGACCCACAGGGACAGggtcagcctcccaagaggcttGCAGGTGTGTGATGCTGCACTCTGAAGACCCAAATACTGGGCGCCAGGGCCACTAAGGGAAAGGCCCGGGCTCGGGCACTCGATGCACATGCCAGCACGTGTGGGTTTTCGAGGCATTTTTTGGCCCTGGAGGGTTCTTTAATGGGTGTGGGGAGAGGTCTGGCAGTGGGAGGGGCGTTCGTCTACTCCCCACCCGCTTTGTCCAGCTTCTGGGGACATAACCTTGCCAAGGCATACACCCTGCCTTTCCCCACCAGGACCTAATCGGATCCCTGGTGTGGAACGCACGAAAGCTCTAGAGGCAGACTTGGGTTCAACTCCAGCTTGGCCTCAAACTGCCTGGCTATGCGTTCCAGCAGCTAAGCCATCTAAACACTTCCCATCTGAAACgcgggggtggggagcaggatCACGTGAGAGGGTTGcgtttcctttttccctttcctccagGGCCTAGAACTTATTTCCATAGCATCTTCCAGGGCTGAGAAAGCTGGCAgggccctgccctccctcccaggTTCTGGCCTTAAAGCAGAGCCCCCTGGGGCCTGTCCTGACCCTGCACTGCCTGTCTGTGCTCCCATCCCAGCTGCCCTGGAAACCAGCACCAGGCTGGTGTCTGCTGAGCAGGACATGGTCACTGACAGCAAGGAAGAAGGGGCAGGTGGGTGCCCTTGGATGCTCATCCTCCCCCCGCCTTTCCCACACCCCACCTATCTTGCTCTTCCCAAGTCTCTGGAATCCTCTCCATTCGTGCCAGCTGTCCTCACCCTGGTATAGGCCCTTCCCACTGCCCTTATACTGCCTGTGAGCCCAGcaccctgcagcctctgcccctcccATGCCCAGTGTGGGCACTTCACTGCCTCTAATGAGCTCATTCTCTTTCCCACTCAAAGACCCTcgcatggccaggtgtggtggctcacgcctataatcccagcactttgggaagccaaggcgggtggatcacttgaggccaggagttcaagaccagcctgggtaacatggtgaaaccccatctctacaaaaaaatacaaaaatgagccaggcatggtggtagataCCAcccgggcggctgaggcaggagaatggcttgaacctgggaggcagagtttgcagtcagctgagatctcgccactgcagtccagtctgggcaacagagtgagactccgcctcaaattaaaaacaaaaacaaaacaaaaaaacaccctcaCCTGCAGCATTACAAGGAGGCAGGGTCATTTGGCTTTGTTGGTCAAAGGCACATGGGGACTTACTTAATGTGCACTCTGTGCAAAGGGAAGGATTTAGATGGAGAGGGCGTTCCCCGAGCAATAAACAGCCTAAGAACAGGTGCGAGGGCTGTAAGCTTCCCTGGGGCACCACTGCTCCTTGTGGTGAGGGATACCCCTTAACCCCCTCAGCCCATGGTGGTCTTCTCTTCTGGGAGCTTGACCCAACCTCTTTGATTCTCACTGAATTTTTCTTGTCCCTGTGGGATTGGTGGTTGGGGGTAGGGCACAGTGCTCCAGCCCGAGAGGCCCTGGGTTTGGGGCTCCGCCTCACCATTCAACCTTAGCACCTGAGCGTCTCCCCTCCTGGAGCCTCCCCGTGGCTCTAAAGTGAGGCTGGCAGCAGGGCTGGACCTCTGGGACCTCCTGGCACTGACACCAAATGCCGGCTGTGTGTAGTAGGCACTCAGGGACAGTAGTAACTAAGACCCTCACCTGGCTGGagtcacaacagccaagatgGGGCCCTGGGGTCTGACCCCAAGCCAATAGGGGTCTCCAGATGGCCACATGTCCCCAGCTACCCAGCCCACAGAAACAAGGCAGGTCCTAGTAACCCTGAGCTACCCCAGCACGCGGATGGACACGGGACCTTTCCCCATACCTGCCCCAGTGTGGAGCTCTGCACAACCCCCGAGCTGCCTCATTCCCACCGCTGCCGTCAGCAACTCAAATCTGACAAGCTTAGGAGCTAGGAGCCCAATTCCCACTCTACTCAAGGGCTTCCCAACTCCGCGTGCATGTCTGTACTACCCAGAGGCCCACAGACCAGTCCAGTCTCACCTTCACCCCACCTGGAGATGCCAGGGAGCGGGCTGGGGCTGCCCTGGTGGAGGCCCTGAGGAGCCAGGCAGACACTAGCAAATTTCCAAGCCCCCAGGGAGGAGGCCCTCATGACATTGACACAGACTGACACCCTTACTTTCCACGCCAGTGAGGAGAGCAAGGCCCCAGAGAAGGAAAACGAATCTACAGCCTCAAACTGGACTCCCTGGGGCCGCGTCACCCTGGGGGATTCCCTGAACATCCCACAGGCGTCCCTCTCTCCATTTGGAAGCAGAGAAACGGGCGGGAGGGGAAAACAGGCACACATGGTGTCTGGGACTCCTGCAATGCACAGCTGTTCTGGGGGGACTTCCTCCGATTGGGGGGTGCCAGCACCCACCGCCAGCTCTGCTTACAAGAAAGACTGCTACAGGGCCCTCACCCTCTTACCTTCCCCCCTTCCCAGCCACAGAGGACTCAGCAGTGCCACGCGGGGATTTATTCCAGTCACAGCTTCCAGAGAAACGCAACAATAAATTACATCATTAAATAAACTCCGGCTGGACCCTTCTGCCCCCTCCTCTCCACATCCTCCCCTAGGACCCTGTGAGGACTCGGGCTGGTCCAGCGCCTGCATTaggggagacccccatctccccTAATGAGCCTCAAGGGGTCCCGGCCCTGGTTCTCAGCCCCTGGTGCTCACTTGCCTGACCTTGACAGCTGGGCAGCTGCTAGTCAGCTGTCTCTAGTGGGTGCAGGGGACAGGGTGTGGAGGGCAAGGAGGGGGCAGCAGCCACCCCCCGCCAGGCCAGTGTCGCTAGAGGTGTGTGGGGTTCTCCAGAGAGGGGTCCGTCTTAGTCATGTGCAAGACCACGGTGGGAGCCTTATAGTGGCAGTGCGTGCCACGGCCATAGCCCCCGGGGACCCGGCAGGCCTTGGCCCGGGCCCGGCCAGCTGCCATCTTGCGGTAGCACAGGCTCTGCCAGGTCTGGAAAGTTTTGGAGCTCCACACCCAGACGCCGCTGGTGATCCCCACCACCAGTGACATGAAGATTTTGAGCATGAAGACCGCCACGGTGGGCACCGAGCCCCCTGGCAGCGAGCAGTCCCTCCGGCCTCCGGGCCCCGCGGCCGCTGCGCATGGTTGCTCTGTGGCCCGAAGGCGCCAGAAGTCCATGTTGAGGCGTTCGTAGACATAGCAAACAATGACACAGGTGGCGGGCACCGTGTAGAGGATGGAGAAGACTCCGATCTTGACCATGAGCTTCTCCAGCTTCTCTGTGTTGGTGCCGCCCGTCTTCATGATCTTGCGGATGTGGAAGAGGGCCACGAAGCCGGTCAGGAGGAAACTACTGCCCAGCACCAGGTAGCCGGAGAGGGGCACCAGCACGAAGCCCGTGAGCGCCGCCGCATCCGTGCTGGCCACGTAGCAGAGCCCGGTCAGCTCATCCCCTGCCACCTTGCGCAGGGTCAGGATGACGATGGTCTTAAGCGCGGGCAGGCCCCAGGCAGCCATGTGGAAGTAGCTGCCGTGGGCCTCGATGGCCTCGTGGCCCCATTTCTTCCCGGCCGCCAGGAACCAGGTGAGCGTCAGGACCACCCACCAGAGCGAGCTGGCCATGCCGAAGTAGTACAGGAGCAAGAAGACCAGCGTGCACCCCGTGTTCTCCAGGCCCTCCTGGATCACGTAGAGCGCGCCTGCCTCCTGGTCACAGGCCACGCTCTGCGCTCCGGCCACCGCACGGATTAGGAAGGCCAGCGAGTAGACGTTGTAGCACATGGAGAGGAAGATGATGGGGCGCTCGGGGTACTGGAAGCGGTGGGGCTCCAGCAGGAAGGTGAGCACGGTGAAGGCGGTGGAGAAGAAGCACAGCGCCGACCACACGGCCATCCAGACCAGCGCGAAGTCCTTGTCGCGCCGGGACCAGAACACCTCGACGCCGGGCCCGCAGCGGGGTGCGCACGAGCGGCTCTTCTCCACGTACTGGAACTTCTCGGGGTTCTCACAGGTGCCACCGCCGCCAGCGCCCGGGCCCAGGTCTCCGGGAGGGCGCGCGGGCCGCGGCGCCACGGGCAGCATGCCCAGGCCCTTGTGGGGCTCCGCGGGGCCGGCCGTGGCGTTCTCGGGCGCCTCCATGCACAGCGCGTGCGGGTCGTTGCGCGTGGGCAGC
Above is a genomic segment from Macaca thibetana thibetana isolate TM-01 chromosome 3, ASM2454274v1, whole genome shotgun sequence containing:
- the FZD9 gene encoding frizzled-9; amino-acid sequence: MAVAPLRGALLLWQLLAAGGAALEIGRFDPERGRGAAPCQAVEIPMCRGIGYNLTRMPNLLGHTSQGEAAAELTEFAPLVQYGCHSHLRFFLCSLYAPMCTDQVSTPIPACRPMCEQARLRCAPIMEQFNFGWPDSLDCARLPTRNDPHALCMEAPENATAGPAEPHKGLGMLPVAPRPARPPGDLGPGAGGGGTCENPEKFQYVEKSRSCAPRCGPGVEVFWSRRDKDFALVWMAVWSALCFFSTAFTVLTFLLEPHRFQYPERPIIFLSMCYNVYSLAFLIRAVAGAQSVACDQEAGALYVIQEGLENTGCTLVFLLLYYFGMASSLWWVVLTLTWFLAAGKKWGHEAIEAHGSYFHMAAWGLPALKTIVILTLRKVAGDELTGLCYVASTDAAALTGFVLVPLSGYLVLGSSFLLTGFVALFHIRKIMKTGGTNTEKLEKLMVKIGVFSILYTVPATCVIVCYVYERLNMDFWRLRATEQPCAAAAGPGGRRDCSLPGGSVPTVAVFMLKIFMSLVVGITSGVWVWSSKTFQTWQSLCYRKMAAGRARAKACRVPGGYGRGTHCHYKAPTVVLHMTKTDPSLENPTHL